In one Yoonia rosea genomic region, the following are encoded:
- a CDS encoding aminotransferase class I/II-fold pyridoxal phosphate-dependent enzyme, giving the protein MVFPERFSDLPAATWPRLRALLDVPTQASETINMTIGEPRHAFPGFVGDIIADNLAGFGKYPDNYGTPALLDAIGGFLKRRYDLDMPHHQILTLNGTREGLYNAAMALCREEKNGAPVILTPNPFYQVYAVAALSVGAEAVYVPAVKETGHLPDFHALPADVLDRTAIAYICSPANPQGAVADEAYWRSLITLAEKHDFIIFADECYSEIYRDTPPPGALQVATQMGADPERVVIFHSLSKRSNLPGLRSGFCAGGPKSMERVRLLRAFAGAPLPEPLQAVAAAAWNDEAHVIENRALYHRKYEIADDILGHVDGYQSPQAGFFLWLPTEDGETSAVKLWQETGVRVLPGAYLSREINGDNPGKTYIRVAMVAPTQEMQRGLTLIRDCLYG; this is encoded by the coding sequence ATGGTATTTCCTGAGCGGTTTTCGGACCTTCCGGCAGCGACGTGGCCACGCTTGCGTGCTCTTTTAGACGTGCCGACACAGGCGTCCGAGACGATCAACATGACGATCGGCGAACCACGCCATGCGTTCCCCGGTTTTGTGGGCGATATCATTGCGGACAATCTGGCAGGTTTCGGTAAGTATCCCGATAACTATGGCACACCCGCTTTGCTGGACGCGATCGGCGGTTTTCTCAAGCGGCGTTATGATCTGGATATGCCGCATCACCAAATTCTGACGCTGAACGGCACCCGCGAGGGGCTGTATAACGCCGCCATGGCGCTTTGCCGCGAAGAGAAGAACGGCGCACCAGTGATCCTGACGCCAAACCCGTTTTATCAGGTCTATGCGGTGGCGGCTCTGTCTGTGGGTGCCGAGGCAGTCTATGTCCCTGCGGTCAAAGAGACAGGCCATTTGCCTGATTTCCACGCGTTGCCTGCCGATGTTCTGGACCGCACGGCGATTGCCTATATCTGCTCGCCCGCCAACCCCCAAGGCGCAGTTGCAGATGAGGCTTATTGGCGCAGTCTGATTACGCTTGCCGAAAAGCATGATTTCATCATTTTCGCTGATGAGTGCTATTCCGAAATATACCGCGACACACCGCCCCCCGGTGCCTTGCAGGTTGCAACGCAGATGGGGGCCGATCCCGAACGCGTTGTGATCTTTCACTCGCTGTCCAAGCGCTCGAACCTGCCGGGGCTGCGGTCCGGTTTTTGCGCGGGTGGGCCAAAGTCGATGGAGCGTGTGCGCTTACTGCGTGCCTTTGCCGGTGCGCCGCTGCCCGAGCCGTTGCAGGCGGTTGCAGCTGCCGCATGGAACGATGAGGCGCATGTGATCGAGAACCGCGCCCTCTATCACCGCAAGTACGAGATCGCGGATGATATTCTGGGCCATGTTGACGGCTACCAGTCTCCGCAGGCGGGCTTCTTTTTGTGGTTGCCGACCGAGGATGGTGAAACATCCGCCGTCAAGCTGTGGCAGGAAACCGGCGTGCGTGTGCTGCCCGGCGCATATCTGAGCAGAGAGATAAACGGGGACAACCCCGGCAAGACATACATTCGGGTCGCCATGGTGGCCCCAACACAAGAAATGCAGCGCGGTCTGACCCTGATCCGCGACTGTCTATATGGTTGA
- a CDS encoding DNA translocase FtsK, with amino-acid sequence MASYQSRRRDPLLDSTTQAAIEKRSKELLGIGLICIGLLIAVMVGSYSPDDPSWISATDAPVQNWLGHFGASVAAPLMMVIGLGIWVMPVILLTWGLRFVLHHGQERAIGRVIFAPVAIVLASVHAATLTPGVDWPANFGLGGLFGDTVLGVILTIVPFGAIFGVKLLSFLTGVALLALMAFVLGFTRPELKTGGRFAFLGTVMLYAMALRVLGKGAALSAQAAQGMTATVQARREQMHEIRAARAQEPAVDDPFSVPPLADDARARAAAVVRANPVMPTSQPPVTVPKMPPAPPLAAPARATAPEPQGGFLSGLLKRNDPMPEPELVTREPVAHGVPAAGGADRVSARIADAIKNRATPPSPTGVRIEPSLTAGRGPKPLVFAPQEEPALESVDDAVLESADETVMDRANEMECMAAPHMPIPEVRVPTPPAPEPRSVVQHPPKRPPQPSRQAQAEAQPALKFDDKYASYEHPPLGLLMNPIEIQRHHLSDEALEENARMLESVLDDYGVKGEIVSVRPGPVVTMYELEPAPGLKASRVIGLSDDIARSMSALSARVSTVPGRSVIGIELPNENREKVVLREILSHRDFGDGNQKLPLALGKDIGGEPIIANLAKMPHLLIAGTTGSGKSVAINTMILSLLYKLTPEECRMIMIDPKMLELSVYDGIPHLLSPVVTDPKKAVVALKWVVGEMEERYRKMSKMGVRNIDGFNGRVKDALAKGEMFSRTVQTGFDDETGDPIFETEEFQPEVLPYIVVIVDEMADLMMVAGKEIEACIQRLAQMARASGIHLIMATQRPSVDVITGTIKANFPTRISFQVTSKIDSRTILGEMGAEQLLGMGDMLYMAGGSKITRVHGPFVSDEEVEEIVNHLKGFGPPEYMSGVVEGPSDDQESSIDLVLGLGDGSDSENALYDTAVAIVIKDRKCSTSYIQRKLAIGYNKAARLVEQMEDEGVVSAANHVGKREILVPEQH; translated from the coding sequence ATGGCATCTTACCAATCCCGGCGGCGCGATCCGCTTTTGGACAGCACCACGCAGGCCGCGATCGAGAAACGCAGCAAAGAGCTCTTGGGCATTGGCCTGATCTGTATCGGTCTGCTGATTGCGGTGATGGTGGGCAGCTATTCTCCGGATGATCCCAGCTGGATTTCCGCAACAGATGCGCCTGTGCAAAACTGGTTGGGCCATTTTGGTGCGTCGGTCGCTGCCCCGCTGATGATGGTGATCGGTCTGGGCATTTGGGTCATGCCTGTGATCTTGCTGACATGGGGGTTGCGCTTTGTTCTGCATCACGGCCAAGAACGCGCCATCGGCCGTGTGATCTTTGCACCGGTTGCGATTGTGCTGGCGTCTGTCCATGCGGCGACCCTGACGCCGGGTGTGGATTGGCCTGCAAACTTTGGTCTGGGCGGGCTGTTTGGCGATACCGTCCTTGGTGTTATTCTGACGATCGTGCCCTTTGGTGCGATCTTCGGGGTGAAGCTCTTGTCCTTCCTGACCGGTGTGGCGCTGCTGGCGCTCATGGCGTTTGTGCTTGGATTTACGCGCCCTGAACTGAAAACTGGCGGGCGTTTTGCCTTTCTGGGCACAGTGATGCTTTATGCGATGGCGCTGCGTGTCCTTGGCAAAGGGGCCGCACTTTCCGCGCAGGCCGCACAAGGCATGACCGCGACCGTACAAGCACGCCGCGAACAAATGCATGAAATCCGCGCGGCCCGCGCGCAGGAGCCTGCCGTCGACGATCCCTTCTCGGTGCCGCCACTGGCCGACGATGCGCGCGCGCGCGCCGCAGCCGTTGTGCGTGCGAACCCCGTCATGCCCACATCTCAGCCACCTGTGACGGTCCCAAAAATGCCACCGGCACCACCGCTTGCTGCTCCGGCCCGTGCCACCGCGCCAGAGCCGCAGGGTGGTTTCCTGTCTGGTCTGTTGAAACGCAATGACCCGATGCCGGAACCTGAATTGGTGACGCGGGAACCTGTCGCGCACGGTGTGCCGGCCGCGGGCGGCGCAGACCGTGTGAGTGCGCGGATCGCGGATGCGATCAAGAACCGCGCCACACCGCCATCCCCGACGGGTGTCCGGATCGAGCCTTCGCTGACCGCAGGGCGCGGACCGAAGCCGCTGGTCTTCGCGCCACAAGAAGAGCCGGCGCTGGAAAGTGTCGACGACGCAGTGCTGGAAAGCGCCGACGAGACGGTGATGGACCGTGCGAATGAGATGGAATGCATGGCGGCACCGCATATGCCAATCCCCGAGGTGCGGGTGCCTACACCGCCCGCGCCAGAGCCGCGCAGCGTTGTTCAGCATCCGCCCAAGCGCCCGCCGCAACCCTCGCGTCAGGCACAGGCCGAAGCACAACCTGCACTGAAGTTTGACGATAAATATGCGAGCTATGAGCATCCGCCGCTGGGTCTGTTGATGAACCCGATCGAAATCCAGCGCCATCATCTGAGCGATGAGGCACTGGAGGAAAACGCCCGCATGCTGGAAAGCGTGCTGGATGATTATGGCGTGAAGGGCGAAATCGTCTCGGTACGCCCCGGTCCTGTTGTGACCATGTATGAACTTGAGCCTGCGCCGGGTTTGAAAGCGTCGCGCGTCATTGGTCTGTCCGATGATATTGCGCGCTCCATGTCGGCGCTCTCGGCGCGTGTTTCCACCGTGCCAGGCCGGTCGGTGATCGGCATCGAACTGCCGAACGAGAACCGCGAAAAGGTGGTTCTACGTGAAATTCTGTCGCACCGTGACTTTGGTGATGGCAACCAGAAACTGCCACTCGCGCTGGGCAAGGATATCGGCGGTGAGCCGATTATCGCGAACCTTGCCAAGATGCCTCACCTGTTGATCGCGGGTACCACGGGTTCGGGTAAATCGGTGGCGATCAACACGATGATCCTGTCGCTCTTGTACAAGCTGACACCCGAAGAATGCCGGATGATCATGATTGACCCCAAGATGCTGGAGCTTTCCGTCTATGACGGCATCCCCCATCTGCTGTCGCCTGTTGTGACTGATCCCAAAAAGGCGGTTGTCGCGCTCAAATGGGTCGTGGGCGAGATGGAAGAGCGTTATCGCAAAATGTCCAAGATGGGCGTGCGCAACATTGATGGTTTCAATGGCCGCGTGAAGGACGCGCTGGCCAAGGGCGAAATGTTCAGCCGCACCGTGCAGACAGGTTTTGACGATGAAACCGGCGATCCGATTTTCGAGACCGAGGAATTCCAGCCCGAGGTCTTGCCCTATATCGTCGTGATCGTGGACGAGATGGCCGATCTGATGATGGTCGCCGGTAAAGAGATCGAGGCCTGCATCCAGCGTCTTGCGCAGATGGCGCGCGCCTCGGGCATTCACCTGATTATGGCGACACAGCGTCCGTCGGTCGATGTGATCACCGGGACGATCAAAGCCAACTTCCCGACGCGCATCTCGTTTCAGGTGACCTCGAAAATCGACAGCCGCACGATTTTAGGTGAAATGGGTGCCGAGCAGCTCTTGGGCATGGGTGACATGCTTTATATGGCGGGCGGGTCCAAGATCACCCGCGTGCATGGCCCCTTCGTGAGCGATGAAGAAGTCGAAGAGATCGTGAACCACCTCAAAGGCTTTGGCCCGCCTGAGTATATGTCTGGTGTGGTCGAGGGACCATCTGACGATCAGGAAAGCAGCATCGATCTGGTGCTGGGTCTGGGCGACGGATCGGATAGCGAAAATGCGCTCTATGACACCGCCGTGGCGATTGTGATCAAGGACCGCAAATGCTCGACCTCTTATATCCAGCGCAAACTGGCAATCGGCTATAACAAGGCCGCGCGTCTGGTCGAACAGATGGAAGACGAAGGTGTTGTCAGTGCGGCCAACCACGTCGGCAAACGCGAGATTCTGGTACCGGAACAGCACTGA
- a CDS encoding UbiH/UbiF/VisC/COQ6 family ubiquinone biosynthesis hydroxylase produces the protein MDNPVLTRILHGMKTDLIIVGGGLNGPALALATAQAGFTVTIIDSLPLDTRKRVGFDGRSYALALASKRLLGGIGIWPHIADNAQPMLEIKVTDGRAGEGPSPWMMHFDHAEIEEGPMGFMVEDRHLRRAFLDAMVKDDRITHLSGETVVAQSVDAGGAQVTLASGTQISGKVLIGSDGRKSGTAERAGIKRTGWGYGQTAVVCAVKHEHPHGGIAHQFFMPAGPLAILPLTKDRSSIVWSESDARAQALMAMNDEDFLDALRPAFGSFLGQISLTGARFSYPLGLTLANSFIAERTALIGDAAHGVHPIAGQGLNAGLRDVAALAEVLESARARGEDIGGAQTLARYQTWRRFDTATLALATDTFNRLFSNDNPLLRAARDIGMGLVNAAPGLRRTFIREAAGLTGDLPRLMR, from the coding sequence ATGGACAATCCCGTCCTGACACGCATATTGCACGGTATGAAAACAGATCTCATCATTGTGGGCGGCGGGCTCAACGGGCCGGCCCTGGCACTGGCAACAGCGCAGGCAGGATTTACCGTCACGATTATCGACAGCCTCCCCCTCGATACCCGTAAACGGGTCGGTTTTGACGGGCGCAGCTATGCACTTGCGTTGGCATCCAAACGGCTTTTGGGCGGCATCGGCATCTGGCCGCACATTGCCGACAACGCCCAACCGATGCTGGAGATCAAGGTGACCGACGGGCGTGCCGGCGAAGGGCCGTCCCCTTGGATGATGCATTTTGACCATGCCGAGATCGAAGAAGGGCCGATGGGCTTTATGGTCGAGGACCGCCACCTGCGCCGCGCGTTTCTGGATGCCATGGTAAAAGACGACCGGATTACACATCTGTCGGGCGAAACCGTTGTCGCCCAATCGGTTGATGCCGGCGGGGCGCAGGTCACACTGGCCTCCGGCACGCAGATCAGCGGCAAGGTGCTTATCGGCTCCGACGGGCGCAAGAGCGGCACCGCCGAGCGCGCCGGGATCAAGCGCACGGGCTGGGGTTACGGGCAAACGGCGGTCGTTTGCGCCGTAAAGCACGAACACCCCCACGGCGGTATCGCGCATCAGTTCTTTATGCCCGCAGGCCCTTTGGCGATCCTCCCCCTGACCAAGGACCGCAGTTCGATTGTATGGAGCGAAAGCGATGCGCGCGCGCAGGCACTGATGGCGATGAACGATGAAGATTTCCTCGACGCCCTGCGCCCTGCCTTTGGCAGCTTTCTGGGGCAGATCAGCCTGACTGGCGCACGCTTCAGCTATCCTTTGGGCCTGACGCTTGCCAACAGTTTCATCGCAGAGCGCACCGCGCTGATCGGCGATGCTGCCCACGGTGTGCATCCGATTGCAGGACAGGGCCTGAACGCCGGTCTGCGTGATGTGGCGGCCTTGGCCGAGGTGCTGGAAAGCGCGCGCGCACGCGGGGAAGACATCGGCGGTGCGCAAACGCTGGCGCGGTATCAGACATGGCGGCGATTCGATACCGCGACACTCGCTTTGGCAACCGACACGTTCAACCGGCTCTTTTCCAATGACAACCCACTGCTCCGCGCCGCGCGCGATATCGGCATGGGTCTGGTCAACGCTGCCCCGGGATTGCGGCGCACCTTTATCCGCGAAGCGGCGGGCCTGACGGGTGATTTACCGCGACTGATGCGCTGA
- a CDS encoding oligosaccharide flippase family protein — protein MLRNLVSGAGVGARLIRSSGWITAGHFASQFIRMGSNLILTRLLFPEAFGVMALITVFLVGLTMLSDIGVSLSIQQSPRGDDPDFVDTAWTIQIIRGVVLWIACCFLGIFAAWIYDNEQLRAMLPVAGLSLLVAGFNPTRIDAASRHLTLRRVTLLDFVSQVISVGMLLILAWQMKTVWSLIIGGVLGALVRLFIMNMFLPGPRNKLRWSPDAASELIKFGKWIFLSTLCGFLLTQGDKAILGKYLSLTTLGIYNIGYFMASFPQALSARIMGQVMIPMHRERPPDASASNYAKVRQARFAMTGFIFAMQFALAFLGVWIVELLYDPRFHAAGIIVVAIACMNVPYLIGMTYDFSALGNGDSRGVFYLLLIKATVQTILFIAGMEYYGLAGAVIGVWLSQIIVHPLVARLAYKHGAWDPWHDLLYGVVGLSLTVAVLWFHWDSLSVLQVFASAQ, from the coding sequence ATGTTGAGAAATCTTGTGAGCGGAGCTGGCGTTGGTGCCCGGCTCATCCGCAGTTCAGGTTGGATCACCGCAGGTCACTTCGCATCTCAGTTCATTCGGATGGGGTCAAATCTTATCCTGACCCGACTGTTGTTTCCCGAAGCCTTTGGCGTGATGGCATTGATCACCGTGTTTCTGGTAGGATTGACGATGCTGTCTGACATAGGCGTGTCGCTTTCAATCCAGCAAAGCCCAAGAGGTGATGATCCGGATTTCGTTGATACAGCATGGACCATCCAGATTATCCGCGGTGTCGTGCTCTGGATTGCATGTTGCTTTTTGGGCATCTTCGCCGCTTGGATTTATGACAACGAACAACTCAGGGCAATGTTGCCCGTTGCGGGCCTGTCATTGCTGGTTGCCGGTTTCAACCCAACGCGGATTGATGCCGCAAGTCGGCATTTGACCCTTAGGCGTGTTACGCTTCTTGATTTTGTCTCTCAGGTCATCAGCGTTGGTATGCTTTTGATACTCGCATGGCAGATGAAGACTGTATGGTCGCTGATCATCGGCGGTGTGCTTGGCGCCTTGGTACGGCTTTTCATCATGAATATGTTCCTGCCGGGGCCGCGCAACAAGTTGCGTTGGAGTCCCGATGCTGCTTCCGAACTGATCAAGTTCGGAAAATGGATCTTCCTGAGTACTTTATGTGGCTTTCTTCTGACGCAGGGCGACAAAGCCATTCTTGGGAAATACCTGTCTTTGACGACACTTGGTATCTACAACATTGGCTATTTCATGGCCAGTTTTCCGCAGGCTTTGTCTGCGCGCATCATGGGGCAAGTCATGATCCCGATGCATAGAGAGCGACCACCCGACGCATCCGCAAGCAATTATGCCAAGGTCCGCCAAGCGCGATTTGCAATGACGGGCTTCATCTTCGCTATGCAGTTTGCCTTAGCCTTCTTGGGCGTTTGGATTGTGGAGCTGCTGTATGATCCGCGGTTCCATGCGGCAGGAATTATCGTTGTCGCCATTGCGTGCATGAATGTGCCGTATCTCATTGGTATGACATATGACTTTTCAGCTTTGGGCAACGGTGATTCACGCGGCGTCTTTTATCTTCTCCTGATCAAGGCCACGGTGCAAACCATTCTATTCATCGCCGGAATGGAGTATTATGGACTTGCAGGGGCGGTGATCGGTGTATGGTTATCGCAGATCATCGTTCACCCTCTGGTTGCCAGACTCGCCTATAAACATGGCGCTTGGGATCCTTGGCATGATCTTCTGTACGGCGTTGTCGGGCTGAGCCTCACTGTTGCTGTGCTGTGGTTTCATTGGGACAGTCTCTCGGTATTGCAGGTTTTCGCGTCTGCCCAATAG
- a CDS encoding amidase, protein MQDWRWMTAADLGRAIGAGTIDPVALAEVYLDAIDAHEHRDRIYARVTHDRARAEAQAASDRARAGMRRSALDGVPVSWKDLFDTAGVATEAGTALMEGRVPDTDAEVLQNATAAGLVCLGKTHMSEIAFSGLGLNPITATPPCVNDPDAVPGGSSSGAAASVAFGLAAAGIGSDTGGSVRIPSAWNDLVGLKTTHARLSLEGVVPLCLTFDTVGPLCRSVEDAGLLLAALEGSRVVDLAGSSLEGVRLMVLDTIAPDDVRDAPRAAFLSAVERLQAAGARVEHRAFAPLMEAFDVAGPLYGADSYGWWRPLVEAHPEKMFPQILERVRGGKAVSGADYCAGWNLVREIRKKYYAATAGFDAVIMPTAPNLPPNAARLLSDAEYYKTENLLALRNTRIANLMDVCSVTLPTGVPSCGIMFNGQNGTEAALLRLAAAAERALG, encoded by the coding sequence ATGCAAGACTGGCGATGGATGACAGCGGCGGATCTGGGCCGTGCGATTGGTGCGGGCACGATTGATCCGGTCGCCTTGGCCGAGGTCTATCTGGACGCGATTGATGCGCACGAGCACCGCGACCGCATCTACGCCCGTGTGACGCATGATCGCGCCCGCGCCGAGGCTCAGGCGGCATCGGACCGCGCGCGGGCAGGGATGCGCCGGAGTGCGCTGGACGGTGTGCCGGTGTCCTGGAAAGATCTGTTTGATACCGCAGGTGTGGCGACCGAGGCGGGAACGGCACTGATGGAAGGCCGCGTGCCGGACACGGATGCCGAAGTCTTGCAAAACGCCACGGCTGCGGGGCTGGTCTGCCTTGGCAAGACGCATATGTCCGAGATCGCGTTCTCCGGCCTTGGGCTGAACCCGATCACCGCAACACCGCCTTGCGTGAATGACCCCGATGCCGTGCCGGGGGGGTCTTCGTCAGGGGCTGCAGCCTCGGTTGCATTTGGACTGGCTGCCGCCGGTATCGGCTCTGATACAGGGGGGTCGGTCCGCATTCCTTCGGCGTGGAATGATCTGGTGGGGCTCAAGACGACCCACGCCCGCCTGTCGCTTGAGGGTGTCGTGCCGCTGTGTCTGACCTTTGATACCGTTGGTCCGCTGTGCCGGTCGGTTGAGGATGCGGGGCTTTTGCTTGCTGCGCTAGAGGGCAGCCGCGTCGTTGATCTTGCAGGGAGCAGCCTTGAGGGGGTCCGTCTGATGGTACTGGACACAATCGCGCCCGACGATGTGCGCGACGCCCCGCGGGCGGCGTTCCTAAGTGCCGTGGAACGCCTTCAGGCCGCCGGTGCGCGTGTTGAGCACCGTGCCTTTGCACCCTTGATGGAAGCCTTTGACGTCGCAGGCCCGCTCTACGGTGCGGATAGTTACGGGTGGTGGCGCCCGCTCGTCGAAGCGCACCCCGAGAAGATGTTCCCCCAAATCCTTGAGCGGGTGCGCGGGGGCAAGGCTGTCAGCGGTGCCGATTATTGCGCGGGCTGGAACCTTGTGCGCGAGATCCGCAAGAAATACTATGCTGCCACAGCCGGATTTGATGCCGTGATCATGCCGACTGCACCCAACCTGCCACCCAATGCCGCGCGGCTGCTGTCGGATGCTGAGTATTACAAGACCGAGAACCTGCTGGCTCTGCGCAACACCCGGATCGCGAATTTGATGGATGTGTGCTCCGTGACGCTGCCCACCGGCGTGCCGTCCTGCGGGATCATGTTCAACGGACAAAACGGGACCGAGGCGGCGCTGTTGCGGCTGGCGGCGGCGGCAGAGCGGGCTTTGGGGTAG
- a CDS encoding glycosyltransferase family 4 protein — protein MTRPLRILVLAEHCNPEWPSLPIVGYKYARALSKVAEITVVTHVRNRQNIEKAKELSDRVRYIDNEWLAAPMYRLERILRGGDEVAWSTSQIMSYLPYLAFERQAYTGFRSALSNNEFDIVHRVTPMSPAMPSYLSGRTNTPFVIGPLNGNLDWPAAFSGEQKREREGLRKLRGLYRYLPFARSTYKNAACVMAGFQHTIDDLRSTNPAKIVPFPEIGFDPGVFHANGRTAPFSGSGPKRFLFAGRLVPYKVPEAVVRAFATSEVLKEHTLHIVGDGPEHARLAQIVSAAGAEERVIFEGRKTQAEVADFMRQCDAFVFPSIRELGAGVVIEAMASGMVCLVTNYGAPGDLASNGRGVAIGLQPMEGLVNDYRKAMERCIADPEPHATMAQKGHDYAHSYYDWDAKARYTLRVYEAILGGRDLSSFTEYR, from the coding sequence ATGACACGTCCACTGCGCATTCTTGTTCTGGCCGAGCACTGTAATCCCGAGTGGCCTTCGTTGCCGATTGTTGGCTACAAATATGCGCGTGCACTCAGCAAAGTTGCAGAAATCACCGTCGTCACCCATGTGCGGAACCGTCAAAACATTGAGAAAGCGAAAGAGCTTTCTGATCGCGTTCGGTACATCGACAATGAATGGCTCGCAGCGCCGATGTATCGCCTTGAGCGTATTCTGCGCGGTGGAGATGAGGTTGCATGGTCAACGAGCCAGATTATGTCCTATTTGCCTTATCTTGCTTTTGAACGTCAGGCCTACACTGGTTTTCGTTCTGCGTTGAGCAACAATGAATTCGACATTGTGCATCGTGTCACACCCATGTCCCCGGCCATGCCCAGCTATCTATCCGGCCGTACGAACACGCCATTCGTTATCGGTCCGCTGAATGGCAACCTTGACTGGCCTGCGGCCTTTTCCGGAGAGCAGAAACGCGAACGTGAGGGTTTGCGCAAGCTGCGCGGTCTTTACCGCTATCTGCCTTTTGCGCGTTCGACCTACAAGAATGCGGCCTGTGTTATGGCGGGCTTTCAACATACGATAGATGATCTAAGATCGACGAACCCGGCAAAGATTGTACCATTCCCCGAAATCGGTTTTGACCCCGGTGTTTTTCATGCCAATGGCCGAACGGCCCCTTTCTCCGGTTCCGGCCCGAAACGATTCTTATTTGCGGGCCGACTGGTGCCCTATAAAGTACCAGAGGCGGTCGTGCGCGCTTTTGCGACGTCTGAGGTTCTGAAAGAACATACGCTGCATATTGTCGGAGATGGACCCGAGCACGCGCGACTGGCGCAAATCGTTTCTGCTGCAGGTGCCGAGGAGCGGGTGATCTTTGAAGGGCGCAAGACTCAAGCTGAGGTCGCTGATTTCATGCGTCAGTGCGATGCGTTTGTCTTCCCATCAATCCGAGAACTGGGGGCAGGGGTGGTGATTGAGGCCATGGCCTCTGGCATGGTCTGTCTTGTAACCAATTACGGGGCGCCGGGTGATCTTGCGTCAAATGGCAGGGGCGTTGCCATTGGCTTGCAGCCGATGGAGGGTTTGGTCAATGATTATAGGAAAGCAATGGAAAGATGCATTGCTGATCCCGAACCACATGCCACGATGGCACAAAAGGGTCATGACTATGCGCACAGCTACTATGACTGGGATGCGAAGGCTCGGTATACACTCCGCGTTTATGAAGCAATCCTTGGTGGCCGTGACCTGAGCAGCTTTACGGAGTATCGATAG
- a CDS encoding WecB/TagA/CpsF family glycosyltransferase, protein MPSLDSLLSDLKTRFERRQGFALATLNLDHVVKLRDDPAFRTAYLAHSHVTADGNPIVWMSRIAGAPVDLLPGADLIAPLCDLAATTKVRVALLGSTEETLTAAARALMARHAGLDVALCVSPPMGFDPSGSLADSYITQLANADIGLCFLALGAPKQELFAAHAVSKIDTVGFVSIGAGLDFIAGTQKRAPKFIRLIAAEWVWRLMTNPRRLGLRYARCIAVLPQLFWSALMARCGTKADNRPT, encoded by the coding sequence GTGCCGTCTTTGGACAGCCTGCTTTCCGATCTGAAAACCCGTTTTGAAAGGAGGCAAGGTTTTGCCCTCGCCACGCTGAACCTCGATCATGTCGTGAAATTGCGCGATGACCCCGCGTTTCGGACAGCATATCTTGCACACAGCCATGTCACGGCAGATGGCAACCCGATCGTCTGGATGTCGCGTATTGCGGGCGCCCCCGTCGACCTGTTGCCGGGGGCAGACCTGATTGCACCGCTTTGCGATCTGGCGGCCACCACGAAAGTGCGTGTGGCGCTTTTGGGCAGCACAGAGGAAACGCTGACAGCAGCAGCCCGCGCGTTGATGGCCCGCCATGCCGGTCTTGACGTTGCTTTGTGCGTGTCCCCCCCGATGGGTTTTGATCCGTCAGGCAGCCTCGCAGATAGCTATATTACACAGCTCGCTAATGCCGACATCGGGTTGTGCTTCCTCGCACTCGGCGCGCCCAAGCAAGAACTCTTCGCAGCGCATGCAGTTTCAAAAATTGACACGGTCGGGTTTGTGTCCATCGGCGCCGGACTGGATTTCATTGCGGGGACGCAAAAGCGCGCGCCGAAATTCATTCGTCTCATTGCGGCCGAATGGGTGTGGCGGCTTATGACTAACCCTAGGCGGTTGGGCCTGCGATACGCGCGGTGCATCGCGGTGCTGCCACAGTTGTTTTGGTCCGCGCTGATGGCGCGTTGCGGCACAAAGGCAGACAATAGACCAACATAG